From a region of the Alphaproteobacteria bacterium genome:
- the maf gene encoding septum formation protein Maf, producing MSFDPRPTLILASASPRRRELLAQIGVQPKAFDPADCDETPLPNELPEGHARRLAYEKARLVAGRHPGAFVLGADTVVALGRRILPKAESPEMVADCLKRLSGRRHKVLGGICLLGPDGRHWDRLVSTTVAFKHLESREIAAYAAEGEGEGKAGGYAIQGTAAAFVPFLSGSYSNVVGLALHETYALLKGAGAI from the coding sequence ATGAGTTTTGACCCTAGGCCAACTTTGATCCTGGCCTCGGCCTCGCCGCGACGGCGTGAGCTTTTGGCGCAAATCGGCGTCCAGCCCAAAGCGTTTGACCCCGCCGACTGCGACGAGACCCCGCTGCCCAACGAATTGCCCGAAGGCCATGCGCGCAGGCTGGCCTATGAAAAGGCCCGTCTGGTGGCGGGGCGCCATCCGGGCGCTTTCGTGCTGGGGGCCGATACGGTGGTGGCGCTGGGACGGCGCATTCTGCCCAAGGCGGAAAGCCCCGAGATGGTGGCCGATTGCCTAAAGCGCCTGTCGGGCCGCCGCCATAAGGTTCTGGGCGGCATCTGCCTTCTGGGGCCAGACGGGCGGCACTGGGACCGGCTGGTCAGCACCACGGTCGCCTTCAAACATCTGGAGAGCCGGGAAATCGCCGCCTACGCCGCCGAAGGCGAGGGCGAGGGCAAGGCGGGCGGCTATGCCATCCAGGGCACCGCCGCGGCCTTCGTGCCCTTTCTGTCCGGTTCCTATTCGAACGTGGTGGGTCTAGCCCTGCACGAAACCTATGCCTTGCTCAAGGGGGCCGGGGCGATATGA
- the infA gene encoding translation initiation factor IF-1 produces the protein MPKEDVIEFSGIIAEILPNAMFRVKLDNDHEILAHTSGKMRKNRIRVLAGDRVNVEMTPYDLTKGRITFRFK, from the coding sequence ATGCCGAAGGAAGATGTGATCGAGTTTTCAGGAATCATCGCGGAAATTCTACCCAATGCCATGTTCCGCGTGAAACTCGACAACGACCATGAGATTTTGGCCCATACATCGGGCAAGATGCGCAAGAACCGCATCCGGGTGCTGGCAGGAGACCGCGTGAACGTGGAAATGACACCTTACGACCTCACCAAGGGGCGTATCACCTTCCGATTCAAATAG
- a CDS encoding polyphosphate kinase — MFQTAELGQKVSREDFDRISQDLRYELLTLQNELRGCDFPVILVFAGVDGGGKGETVNLLNEWMDPRWIATRAYSMPSDEERERPFYWRFWRDLPPKGQVGLFLSSWYSHPINSHVRKEASTAEFESLLDRVNSFEKTLADDGALIVKFWLHLSKSAQKRRLKSLEKDELQSWRVTKQDWKNWKNYDQFINTAEHMISKTSTGYAPWEIVEGEDSRFRSLTVLTLVRDAIRKHMTERAAKRKLIAELAAAANAKRTAELANVHSQIKTLEKKAEASTAKKPGKGKDKAKAGLEVPTVSLTPQGQLQPRTVLSALDMTLKYEKKEYGLALKKARAELALLYRQAKARGISTLLVFEGWDAAGKGGAIRRLTASLDARDYRVTPVAAPTDEERAQHYLWRFWRHMPRAGRLTLFDRSWYGRVLVERVEGFARDEEWHRAFSEINDFEEQIAFHGTVLAKFWVHITKEEQYRRFKERETIAYKKWKLTDEDWRNRAKWDDYETAVNEMVERTSTRQAPWILVEGNDKNYARVKIIQSVADLLKKRLAK, encoded by the coding sequence ATGTTCCAGACCGCCGAACTTGGCCAAAAAGTTTCCAGGGAAGATTTCGACCGCATTTCCCAGGATTTGCGATACGAGCTGCTGACGCTGCAAAACGAGCTTCGCGGCTGCGACTTTCCAGTCATCCTGGTCTTTGCCGGGGTGGATGGCGGCGGCAAGGGCGAAACGGTCAACCTTCTGAACGAATGGATGGACCCGCGCTGGATCGCGACCCGCGCCTACAGCATGCCCTCGGACGAAGAGCGCGAGCGCCCCTTCTATTGGCGCTTCTGGCGCGATCTGCCGCCCAAGGGCCAAGTAGGCCTGTTCCTTAGCAGTTGGTATTCGCACCCCATCAACAGCCATGTGCGCAAGGAAGCCAGCACCGCCGAATTCGAAAGCCTGCTTGACCGAGTCAACTCCTTCGAAAAGACCCTGGCCGACGACGGCGCCTTGATCGTCAAATTCTGGCTGCACCTAAGCAAGTCGGCCCAGAAGCGCCGCTTGAAGTCGCTGGAAAAGGACGAGTTGCAAAGCTGGCGCGTGACCAAGCAGGACTGGAAGAACTGGAAGAATTACGACCAGTTCATCAATACGGCAGAACATATGATCAGCAAGACCAGCACCGGCTATGCGCCCTGGGAAATCGTCGAAGGCGAGGACAGTCGTTTTCGCAGCCTGACCGTGCTGACTTTGGTGCGCGACGCCATCCGAAAGCACATGACCGAGCGGGCGGCCAAGCGCAAGCTGATCGCCGAACTGGCCGCCGCGGCCAACGCCAAGCGCACAGCCGAACTGGCCAATGTTCACAGCCAAATCAAAACGCTCGAGAAGAAGGCCGAGGCTTCCACCGCTAAAAAACCGGGCAAGGGCAAGGACAAGGCGAAGGCCGGTTTGGAGGTTCCGACCGTTTCTCTGACGCCACAGGGCCAGCTTCAGCCGCGCACCGTGCTGTCGGCGCTGGACATGACGTTGAAGTATGAAAAAAAGGAATACGGCTTGGCGCTGAAGAAGGCGCGCGCCGAACTGGCCCTTCTCTACCGCCAGGCCAAGGCCAGGGGCATATCCACCTTGCTGGTGTTCGAAGGCTGGGACGCTGCGGGCAAGGGAGGCGCCATTCGCCGCCTGACCGCCAGCCTGGACGCCCGCGATTACCGCGTGACCCCGGTCGCCGCCCCCACCGACGAGGAGCGCGCCCAACATTATCTGTGGCGCTTCTGGCGCCATATGCCGAGAGCCGGTCGTCTGACCCTTTTTGACCGCAGTTGGTACGGCCGCGTTCTGGTCGAGCGCGTCGAAGGCTTCGCCAGGGACGAGGAATGGCACCGCGCCTTTTCGGAAATCAACGACTTCGAAGAGCAGATCGCCTTCCACGGCACGGTGCTGGCCAAATTCTGGGTCCACATCACCAAGGAAGAGCAATATCGCCGCTTCAAGGAGCGCGAGACCATCGCCTACAAGAAGTGGAAGCTGACCGACGAGGACTGGCGCAACCGGGCCAAGTGGGACGATTACGAGACGGCGGTCAACGAAATGGTCGAGCGCACCAGCACGCGCCAAGCGCCCTGGATTTTGGTCGAGGGCAATGACAAGAACTACGCCCGCGTCAAGATCATCCAGTCGGTCGCCGATCTCTTGAAGAAGCGCCTCGCCAAGTAA
- a CDS encoding NapC/NirT family cytochrome c — translation MPSSKNHSETAADATGAAHHERHSKRQPSKKRSWCKSLGFFAIIFMAGVFGMAGFVTAIEWTNRTEFCTSCHSMQLNYDEYKESIHYKNRSGAHAQCHDCHVPKELGPKLVRKFFAVNDIIAEIKGTIDTPEKFYAKRAELADRVWVYMIKSDSRECRNCHTYDSMDVMKQSNAAKLRHPQAALEGKTCVQCHKGVAHKLPPRED, via the coding sequence ATGCCTTCGTCCAAGAACCATAGCGAGACTGCCGCCGACGCAACGGGTGCCGCTCATCACGAGCGGCACTCGAAGCGGCAGCCTTCGAAAAAGAGGTCCTGGTGCAAAAGCCTGGGCTTCTTCGCCATTATTTTCATGGCGGGTGTTTTCGGCATGGCAGGTTTCGTGACCGCCATCGAATGGACCAACCGCACCGAATTTTGCACCTCGTGCCATTCGATGCAGTTGAACTATGACGAGTACAAGGAATCGATCCACTACAAGAACCGCTCGGGCGCCCATGCCCAGTGCCATGATTGCCATGTTCCGAAAGAATTGGGTCCCAAGCTGGTGCGCAAGTTCTTCGCGGTCAATGACATCATCGCCGAAATCAAGGGCACCATTGACACGCCCGAGAAGTTCTACGCCAAGCGAGCGGAACTGGCTGATCGCGTTTGGGTCTATATGATCAAAAGCGATTCAAGGGAATGCCGCAACTGCCATACCTACGATTCGATGGATGTCATGAAGCAGAGCAATGCCGCCAAGCTCAGGCATCCGCAGGCGGCGCTGGAAGGCAAGACCTGCGTTCAGTGCCACAAGGGCGTGGCCCACAAGCTGCCGCCCAGGGAAGACTGA
- a CDS encoding c-type cytochrome: MRILGLTMIAALALMVGLTGSVLPAAAAEDVSAMARGGKLYDNWFKELKQSRPEETHPAYPASGKYPKQSWRCKECHGWDFKGKDGVYGKNDHATGIKGVAGMAGKDPKAIAAAVMDAKHAYAGKLGAQDAADLGLFISKGLPDLNKYVDAAGKPKGNAAKGEVYFNTLCAGCHGVDGKKVSTGAAVGALKTDPWQLLHKSLNGQPAEAMPALRSLDPAVSADILAHAQSLPE; this comes from the coding sequence ATGAGGATTCTTGGTCTGACGATGATCGCCGCTTTGGCGTTGATGGTGGGGTTGACCGGTTCGGTCCTTCCGGCGGCTGCCGCCGAGGACGTATCCGCCATGGCCAGGGGCGGCAAGCTCTATGACAACTGGTTCAAGGAATTGAAGCAGTCCCGTCCGGAAGAGACTCACCCCGCCTATCCGGCTTCGGGCAAATATCCGAAGCAGTCCTGGCGTTGCAAGGAATGCCACGGCTGGGACTTCAAGGGCAAGGACGGCGTTTACGGCAAGAACGACCACGCCACCGGCATCAAGGGCGTTGCGGGCATGGCGGGCAAGGATCCCAAGGCCATCGCCGCCGCCGTCATGGACGCCAAGCACGCCTATGCGGGCAAGCTGGGCGCGCAGGACGCCGCCGATCTGGGTCTTTTCATCTCGAAGGGCCTGCCCGATCTGAACAAGTATGTCGATGCCGCCGGCAAGCCGAAGGGCAACGCCGCCAAGGGCGAGGTTTATTTCAACACCCTGTGCGCCGGTTGTCATGGCGTTGACGGCAAGAAGGTCAGCACCGGCGCCGCCGTTGGCGCTTTGAAGACCGACCCCTGGCAGCTTCTGCACAAGTCGCTGAACGGGCAGCCTGCCGAGGCGATGCCGGCTCTCCGCTCGCTCGACCCTGCGGTCTCGGCCGACATTCTGGCTCATGCTCAGTCGCTGCCTGAATAA
- a CDS encoding FAD-dependent oxidoreductase has protein sequence MTKISRRTFNGLLGAAGAVSTFGIAGCTTGSERVVVIGGGFGGATAAKYLKRYNPALDVTLIDAEKTHFTCPFSNAVLAGMFPMSFIERKFDALSAKHGVKVVNATVTAIDGAAKKVVTADGQSFSYDKCIVSPGIDMKWGALPGYDEAASHIMPHAWKAGPQTALLHKQLEAMPDGGHVIISSPANPYRCPPGPYERASLIAHYLKAKKPKSKVIILDSKDDFAKSGLFKEGWEKLYEKHLEWVPAAKGGKVMSVDAKAGVVATDFDKFKPAVANIIPPQSAGMVAIKSGLTNATGFCPINPNTFESTQVKDVYVIGDACIAGAMPKSGYSASSQAKVAAAAIVATLKGNTPVPFSAINTCYSLLNPDYGISVAAVYAVTEGKIDGVKGSGGVSPKGANAQFRKKEADFATGWYQSISQDSWG, from the coding sequence ATGACAAAGATTTCACGCAGGACTTTTAACGGTCTCCTCGGCGCCGCTGGCGCTGTTTCGACGTTCGGCATCGCCGGTTGTACGACGGGTTCCGAGCGCGTCGTGGTTATCGGCGGCGGTTTTGGCGGCGCCACGGCGGCCAAATATCTGAAGCGTTACAATCCGGCTCTCGACGTCACTCTGATCGACGCCGAGAAGACGCACTTCACCTGCCCGTTCTCGAACGCCGTTCTGGCGGGCATGTTCCCGATGTCGTTCATCGAACGCAAGTTCGACGCGCTCTCGGCCAAGCATGGCGTCAAGGTGGTCAACGCCACCGTCACCGCCATTGACGGCGCCGCCAAGAAGGTGGTGACTGCCGACGGCCAGTCGTTCAGCTACGACAAGTGCATCGTGTCGCCCGGCATCGACATGAAGTGGGGCGCTTTGCCCGGCTATGACGAAGCCGCTTCGCACATCATGCCGCACGCTTGGAAGGCCGGTCCGCAGACCGCGCTGTTGCACAAGCAGTTGGAAGCCATGCCGGACGGCGGACATGTCATCATTTCTTCCCCCGCCAACCCCTACCGCTGCCCGCCCGGCCCGTACGAGCGCGCCAGCTTGATCGCCCACTATCTGAAGGCCAAGAAGCCCAAGTCGAAGGTGATCATCCTCGACTCGAAGGACGACTTCGCCAAGTCGGGCCTGTTCAAGGAAGGTTGGGAGAAGCTCTACGAGAAGCATCTCGAATGGGTCCCGGCGGCCAAGGGCGGCAAGGTCATGAGCGTCGACGCCAAGGCTGGCGTCGTCGCCACCGACTTCGACAAGTTCAAGCCCGCCGTGGCCAACATCATTCCGCCGCAGTCGGCGGGCATGGTGGCCATCAAGTCGGGCTTGACCAACGCCACCGGCTTCTGCCCGATCAATCCGAACACGTTCGAATCGACCCAGGTCAAGGACGTGTATGTCATCGGCGACGCTTGCATCGCCGGCGCCATGCCGAAGTCGGGTTACTCGGCCTCCAGCCAGGCCAAGGTGGCGGCTGCCGCCATCGTGGCGACGCTGAAGGGCAACACCCCGGTGCCGTTCTCGGCGATCAATACCTGCTACAGCCTCTTGAACCCCGATTACGGCATTTCGGTTGCGGCGGTCTATGCCGTGACCGAAGGCAAGATCGACGGCGTCAAGGGTTCCGGCGGCGTCAGCCCCAAGGGCGCGAATGCCCAATTCCGCAAGAAGGAAGCGGATTTCGCTACCGGCTGGTATCAGAGCATCAGCCAGGACAGCTGGGGCTGA
- a CDS encoding sulfide dehydrogenase, with the protein MTKRLLTAGLCVAAALLAAPSARAMDAISVAADACAGCHGTDGRSLGSMPAFHEKKPAELKQILREYKSGKREATIMDRIVKGYSDKDLDAMVDYYTAKK; encoded by the coding sequence ATGACCAAACGTCTCTTAACAGCCGGACTCTGCGTGGCCGCGGCGCTGCTTGCAGCGCCTTCGGCCCGCGCCATGGATGCCATTTCAGTTGCCGCCGACGCTTGCGCCGGTTGCCACGGCACCGATGGACGCAGCCTTGGCTCGATGCCTGCTTTCCACGAAAAGAAGCCTGCCGAGCTGAAGCAGATTCTGCGCGAGTACAAGAGCGGCAAGCGCGAAGCCACCATCATGGACCGTATCGTCAAGGGTTATTCCGATAAGGACCTTGACGCCATGGTCGACTATTACACTGCCAAGAAGTGA
- a CDS encoding YeeE/YedE family protein, with amino-acid sequence MNVFEMDVLTKVTLGAFLLGGVLGALALKSNFCTMGALSDIVFMEDWRRFRSWMLAVAVAILGTQGMHMAGMLDIGKANFLTPSLGWAGAIIGGLLFGYGMTMAGGCGNKTLVRLGAGNLKSLVVVLVLGFTGYMTMRGLIAVPRIELERTNLDFKALGIASQGIPAILGSLGLEAATARIAAIAIVAGGLLIFCLKSKEFLTSPVHLFSGVAIGLIIAGGWAVSGILGADEFDPLPLTSYTFVGPTSDTMQYLMTFTGSKMNFGVAAVIGVVTGSFLAAILTGEFHIEAFSDASDMKRHLLGAAMMGVGGVLAMGCTFGQGLTGMSTLALSSVIALVSICIGGVWGLRSMEEGSVMGGLRAVFVRS; translated from the coding sequence ATGAACGTGTTCGAGATGGATGTCTTAACGAAGGTCACGCTAGGCGCCTTTCTGCTGGGCGGGGTGCTGGGTGCCCTGGCCCTGAAAAGCAATTTCTGCACCATGGGCGCCTTGTCCGACATCGTCTTCATGGAAGACTGGCGGCGCTTCCGTTCGTGGATGCTGGCCGTCGCCGTTGCCATCCTGGGCACGCAGGGCATGCACATGGCGGGCATGCTGGATATCGGCAAGGCCAATTTCCTGACTCCCAGCCTGGGCTGGGCGGGCGCCATTATCGGCGGACTATTGTTCGGCTATGGCATGACCATGGCGGGCGGTTGCGGCAACAAAACCCTGGTGCGTCTGGGGGCAGGCAACCTGAAATCGCTGGTCGTCGTTCTGGTCCTGGGCTTTACCGGCTATATGACCATGCGCGGCTTGATCGCGGTGCCCCGCATCGAGCTGGAAAGAACCAATCTGGATTTCAAGGCTCTGGGCATTGCCAGCCAGGGCATTCCCGCCATTCTGGGCAGCCTGGGATTGGAAGCGGCGACGGCGCGCATCGCGGCCATCGCCATCGTGGCGGGCGGCCTGCTGATCTTCTGCTTGAAAAGCAAAGAGTTCCTGACCTCGCCGGTGCATCTGTTCAGCGGCGTCGCCATCGGCTTGATCATCGCCGGCGGCTGGGCGGTTTCCGGCATCCTGGGGGCTGACGAATTCGACCCCCTGCCCCTGACCTCCTACACCTTCGTCGGCCCCACCAGCGACACGATGCAATATCTGATGACCTTTACGGGGTCCAAGATGAATTTCGGCGTCGCCGCCGTGATCGGCGTGGTGACGGGATCGTTCCTGGCCGCCATCCTGACCGGCGAATTCCATATCGAGGCTTTCAGCGACGCTTCCGACATGAAGCGCCACCTTCTGGGAGCGGCCATGATGGGCGTGGGCGGCGTGCTGGCCATGGGCTGCACCTTCGGCCAGGGCCTGACCGGCATGTCGACGCTGGCCCTAAGCTCGGTGATCGCCCTGGTTTCGATCTGCATCGGCGGCGTCTGGGGCCTGCGCTCGATGGAGGAAGGCAGCGTGATGGGCGGTCTTCGCGCCGTCTTCGTGCGCAGCTGA
- the soxY gene encoding thiosulfate oxidation carrier protein SoxY, translated as MLLASAALLAFAATGTMPGTAQATPAEVDAAVKKLTNNAAVKPGKVTLELPEIAENGASVPMTVKVESPMTDKDHVTAIHIFAEGNPRPVVLSVKIGPRAGKAEFAIRIRMAQTQNVLAVAVMSDGQAFSAKKEVKVTAGGC; from the coding sequence ATGCTTCTGGCCAGCGCCGCCTTGCTGGCCTTCGCGGCCACCGGCACGATGCCGGGCACGGCCCAGGCCACCCCGGCCGAGGTCGATGCCGCCGTCAAGAAGCTGACCAACAACGCCGCCGTCAAGCCGGGCAAGGTGACGTTGGAACTGCCCGAGATCGCCGAGAACGGCGCCAGCGTTCCGATGACGGTCAAGGTCGAAAGCCCGATGACCGACAAGGATCACGTGACGGCCATTCACATTTTCGCTGAAGGCAATCCCCGCCCCGTCGTGCTGTCGGTCAAGATCGGGCCGCGCGCGGGCAAGGCGGAATTCGCCATCCGCATTCGCATGGCGCAGACGCAGAACGTGCTTGCAGTCGCCGTCATGAGCGATGGCCAAGCCTTCAGCGCCAAGAAAGAAGTCAAAGTCACCGCCGGCGGCTGCTGA
- the soxZ gene encoding thiosulfate oxidation carrier complex protein SoxZ, with amino-acid sequence MAAAQVRVPSSAKKGEVIEIKTRIQHDMETGMRKDSSGKTVPRLMLKSFVCKYNGATVFEADFDTSVSANPILSFFTVATESGKLEFIWTDDNNVAVKEEASITVA; translated from the coding sequence ATGGCAGCAGCTCAAGTGCGCGTTCCCTCGTCCGCCAAGAAGGGCGAGGTGATCGAAATCAAGACCCGCATCCAGCACGATATGGAAACCGGCATGCGCAAGGATTCCTCGGGCAAGACGGTTCCCCGTCTGATGCTGAAGTCCTTCGTCTGCAAGTACAACGGCGCCACGGTGTTCGAAGCCGATTTCGACACCTCGGTTTCGGCCAACCCGATTTTGTCCTTCTTTACGGTGGCCACCGAAAGCGGCAAGCTGGAATTCATCTGGACCGACGACAACAACGTCGCCGTCAAGGAAGAAGCCAGCATCACGGTTGCGTAA
- a CDS encoding cytochrome c translates to MTKPIKRVLLLAMALALVGAAIAFWIGQDRGSVASPSAPGLSTAALEGKSVFEKNCGECHGLDAMGTDKGPPLIHRIYKPGHHSDISFYMAVQNGVKAHHWPFGDMPAQPEVTQDQVAMILRYIRESQLAAGIGS, encoded by the coding sequence ATGACCAAGCCAATCAAACGCGTCCTTCTTTTAGCAATGGCCCTTGCGCTGGTCGGCGCCGCCATCGCTTTCTGGATCGGCCAGGATCGGGGAAGCGTTGCAAGCCCATCGGCGCCCGGCCTGTCCACAGCCGCCTTGGAAGGCAAGTCGGTCTTCGAAAAGAATTGCGGCGAATGTCACGGCCTCGACGCCATGGGCACCGACAAAGGGCCGCCCCTGATCCATCGCATCTACAAACCCGGCCACCATTCCGACATATCTTTTTACATGGCCGTGCAAAATGGCGTGAAGGCGCATCACTGGCCTTTCGGCGACATGCCGGCACAGCCCGAGGTGACGCAAGATCAGGTCGCCATGATTTTGCGCTATATCCGTGAATCGCAACTGGCGGCGGGTATCGGCTCATGA
- a CDS encoding MFS transporter, protein MDIAMSAASASTSLAYSCAGHVYAHIFDPIFFVVALALPKAMGLAYEDALLLIIGGKVLYGVLAPGAGWLGDRWSAVGMMLIFFIGLGLAGIATGLADNPFQLSLGLAGLGFFGSIYHPVGTAWLVRNATNRGKALGLNGIFGGLGAALGGIVAGALTDAISWRAAFIIPGVVVLASGLLFAYSLKKGQVVEIKEDLKPHAAPSKGETIHAGLILTLTMLCTGLIYQVTQPALPKLFEARLGDVLGDGLLGVGGLVTLIYTVAGLFQLVAGHWADRYPLRYVYAGVYLAQVPMLLAAAWVGGLPLALVAMVMVSMNLAGIPAENSLLARYTPAKWRGTAFGMKFVLSFGISGMGVPLMAVILKNTGDFIWVFLLLSLMAVIVVAASLMLPRDAPKPTALEEAEAQAQATT, encoded by the coding sequence ATAGATATTGCCATGTCCGCCGCCTCCGCTAGCACCTCTTTGGCCTATTCCTGCGCCGGACATGTCTATGCGCACATATTCGACCCCATCTTCTTCGTGGTCGCTCTGGCCCTGCCCAAGGCCATGGGCCTGGCCTATGAGGACGCGCTGCTGCTGATCATCGGCGGCAAGGTGCTTTATGGCGTTCTGGCGCCGGGGGCGGGCTGGCTGGGCGACCGCTGGAGCGCGGTGGGCATGATGCTGATCTTTTTTATCGGCCTGGGACTGGCGGGCATCGCCACCGGACTGGCCGACAATCCTTTCCAACTGTCGCTGGGCCTGGCCGGGCTGGGCTTCTTCGGCTCGATCTATCATCCGGTCGGCACCGCCTGGCTGGTGCGCAACGCCACCAACCGCGGCAAGGCCCTGGGATTGAACGGGATCTTCGGTGGCCTGGGAGCGGCCCTGGGCGGCATCGTGGCCGGAGCGCTAACCGACGCCATTTCCTGGCGCGCCGCCTTCATCATTCCCGGCGTCGTCGTCTTGGCCTCGGGCCTGCTGTTCGCCTACAGCTTGAAGAAGGGCCAAGTCGTCGAAATCAAGGAAGACCTGAAGCCGCACGCCGCCCCCAGCAAGGGCGAGACCATTCATGCCGGGTTGATCCTGACGCTGACCATGCTGTGCACAGGGCTGATCTATCAGGTGACGCAGCCAGCCCTGCCCAAATTGTTCGAAGCCCGCCTGGGCGACGTGCTGGGCGACGGCCTTTTGGGCGTCGGCGGACTGGTCACCCTGATCTACACCGTTGCCGGACTGTTTCAACTGGTGGCCGGTCACTGGGCCGACCGCTATCCGCTGCGCTATGTCTATGCCGGGGTCTATCTGGCTCAGGTGCCGATGCTGCTGGCCGCCGCCTGGGTGGGCGGACTGCCGCTGGCCCTGGTGGCCATGGTCATGGTCAGCATGAATCTGGCTGGCATTCCGGCGGAAAACAGCCTGTTGGCCCGCTATACGCCCGCCAAATGGCGCGGCACCGCCTTTGGCATGAAATTCGTGCTCAGTTTCGGCATCAGCGGCATGGGCGTGCCCCTGATGGCCGTCATCTTGAAGAACACCGGCGATTTCATCTGGGTGTTCCTGCTGTTGTCGCTGATGGCGGTCATTGTCGTTGCGGCCAGCCTGATGCTGCCCAGGGACGCGCCTAAGCCGACGGCCTTGGAAGAAGCGGAAGCTCAGGCCCAAGCCACAACCTAA